The proteins below come from a single Burkholderia humptydooensis genomic window:
- the nuoG gene encoding NADH-quinone oxidoreductase subunit NuoG, which translates to MVELEIDGKKVEVPEGSMVIQAAHKADTYIPHFCYHKKLSVAANCRMCLVEVEKMPKAVPACATPVSAGMIVHTNSDKAVKAQQSVMEFLLINHPLDCPICDQGGECQLQDLAVGYGKSASRYAEEKRVVFHKEVGPLISMEEMSRCIHCTRCVRFGQEIAGVMEFGMLGRGEHSEITTFVGKTVDSELSGNMIDLCPVGALTSKPFRYSARTWELSRRKSVSPHDSVGANLVVQVKNNRVMRVLPFENEAVNECWISDKDRFSYEGLNSEERLTKPMIKQGGEWREVDWQTALEYVARGLKGIGDEHGPAAIAALASAHSTVEELFLLKQLAHELKTPNVDFRLRQADFSAAAQGAPWLGMPIADLSAVDASLVVGSFLRRDHPLFAARLRQAAKGGAKLHFLHATGDDALIPTAQRIVAAPSAWLDALAGIAAAVAQARGVALPDALAGVEASDAARAVAQSLANGERRAVLLGNGVVQHPQFAQIHAIAQWIADNTGATLGFLTEAANTVGAHLVGALPGANGLNARDAFAQPRKGYVLLNVEPEFDTADPAQALAALKQAETVVVLSPFKYGLDYADVLLPIAPFTETAGTYVNAEGRAQSFNGVVRPLGDTRPAWKVLRVLGSLLGLPNFEYETSEEVRLAALGDGEIAPRLSNKTAAAPARAAARAANGALERLADVPIYHADALSRRAGALHLTAASKAAHKAGLPAALFDKLGLKNGDAVRVRQGDRTVQLPAVREENLAEAVVRVSAATPAGAALGSLSGELVVEKA; encoded by the coding sequence ATGGTTGAACTTGAAATAGACGGCAAGAAGGTCGAGGTGCCCGAAGGCAGCATGGTGATCCAGGCTGCGCACAAGGCGGATACGTACATCCCTCACTTCTGCTATCACAAGAAGCTGTCGGTTGCGGCCAACTGCCGGATGTGTCTCGTCGAAGTCGAGAAGATGCCGAAGGCCGTGCCCGCGTGCGCGACGCCCGTGTCGGCCGGCATGATCGTCCACACCAACTCTGACAAGGCCGTGAAGGCGCAGCAGTCGGTGATGGAGTTCCTGCTCATCAACCATCCGCTCGACTGCCCGATCTGCGATCAGGGCGGCGAATGCCAGTTGCAGGATCTCGCGGTCGGCTACGGCAAGTCGGCGTCGCGCTATGCGGAAGAGAAGCGCGTCGTGTTCCACAAGGAAGTCGGCCCGCTCATCTCGATGGAAGAGATGTCGCGCTGCATCCACTGCACGCGCTGCGTGCGCTTCGGCCAGGAAATCGCCGGCGTGATGGAGTTCGGCATGCTGGGCCGCGGCGAGCATTCGGAAATCACGACGTTCGTCGGCAAGACGGTCGACTCCGAGCTGTCGGGCAACATGATCGACCTGTGCCCGGTCGGCGCGCTGACGAGCAAGCCGTTCCGCTACAGCGCCCGCACGTGGGAGCTGTCGCGCCGCAAGTCGGTGAGCCCGCACGATTCCGTCGGCGCGAACCTCGTCGTGCAAGTGAAGAACAACCGCGTGATGCGCGTGCTGCCGTTCGAGAACGAAGCCGTCAACGAGTGCTGGATCTCGGATAAGGACCGCTTCTCGTATGAAGGCCTGAACAGCGAAGAGCGCCTGACGAAGCCGATGATCAAGCAGGGCGGCGAGTGGCGCGAAGTCGACTGGCAGACGGCGCTCGAATACGTCGCGCGCGGCCTGAAGGGCATCGGCGACGAGCACGGCCCGGCTGCGATCGCCGCGCTCGCGAGCGCGCACAGCACGGTCGAGGAACTGTTCCTGCTCAAGCAGCTCGCCCACGAACTGAAGACGCCGAACGTCGACTTCCGTCTGCGCCAGGCCGATTTCTCCGCCGCCGCGCAAGGCGCGCCGTGGCTCGGCATGCCGATCGCCGATTTGTCGGCCGTCGACGCGTCGCTCGTCGTCGGCTCGTTCCTGCGCCGCGATCATCCGCTCTTCGCGGCGCGCCTGCGCCAGGCGGCGAAGGGCGGCGCGAAGCTGCACTTCCTGCACGCGACGGGCGACGACGCGCTGATCCCGACCGCGCAGCGCATCGTCGCCGCGCCGTCGGCATGGCTCGACGCGCTCGCGGGCATCGCGGCTGCCGTCGCGCAGGCGCGCGGCGTGGCGCTGCCGGATGCGCTGGCGGGCGTGGAAGCGTCGGACGCCGCACGGGCGGTTGCGCAATCGCTCGCGAACGGCGAGCGCCGCGCCGTGCTGCTCGGCAACGGCGTCGTCCAGCATCCGCAATTCGCGCAGATCCACGCGATCGCGCAGTGGATCGCCGACAACACGGGCGCGACGCTCGGCTTCCTGACGGAAGCGGCGAACACGGTGGGCGCGCACCTCGTCGGCGCGCTGCCGGGCGCGAACGGCCTCAATGCACGCGACGCGTTCGCGCAGCCGCGCAAGGGCTACGTGCTCCTGAACGTCGAGCCCGAATTCGACACCGCCGATCCGGCGCAGGCGCTCGCTGCGCTGAAGCAGGCGGAGACGGTCGTCGTGCTGTCGCCGTTCAAGTACGGCCTCGACTACGCGGACGTGCTGCTGCCGATCGCGCCGTTCACCGAGACGGCCGGCACGTACGTGAACGCGGAAGGCCGCGCCCAGTCGTTCAACGGCGTCGTGCGTCCGCTCGGCGACACGCGTCCCGCATGGAAGGTGCTGCGCGTGCTCGGCAGTCTGCTCGGCCTGCCGAACTTCGAGTACGAGACGTCGGAAGAAGTGCGTCTCGCCGCGCTCGGCGACGGCGAAATCGCGCCGCGTCTGTCGAACAAGACGGCGGCGGCGCCCGCGCGCGCAGCCGCGCGGGCCGCGAACGGCGCGCTCGAGCGTCTCGCCGACGTGCCGATCTATCATGCCGACGCGCTGTCGCGCCGCGCGGGCGCGCTGCACCTGACGGCCGCATCGAAGGCGGCGCACAAGGCGGGCCTGCCCGCCGCGCTGTTCGACAAGCTCGGCCTGAAGAACGGCGACGCGGTGCGCGTGCGCCAGGGCGATCGCACGGTGCAGTTGCCGGCCGTGCGCGAGGAGAATCTTGCGGAAGCCGTCGTTCGCGTGTCGGCGGCCACGCCTGCCGGCGCAGCGCTCGGCAGCCTGTCCGGTGAACTGGTGGTGGAGAAGGCGTAA
- the nuoF gene encoding NADH-quinone oxidoreductase subunit NuoF codes for MTSLHDRHIKPLILAGLTGENWRLEDYVARGGYKQLRRILEEKIPPEQVIADVKASGLRGRGGAGFPTGLKWSFMPRQFPGQKYLVCNSDEGEPGTFKDRDILRWNPHALIEGMAIGAYAMGITVGYNYIHGEIFEVYRRFEAALDEARRAGFLGDKIMGSDFSFQLHAHHGYGAYICGEETALLESLEGKKGQPRFKPPFPASFGVYGKPTTINNTETFAAVPFLLAVGPQNYLEMGKPNNGGTKIFSVSGDVERPGNYEIPLGTPFATLMELAGGVRGGKKIKAVIPGGSSAPVIPGDIMMQTDMDYDSIAKAGSMLGSGAVIVMDETRCMVRSLLRLSYFYYEESCGQCTPCREGTGWLYRVVNRIEHGEGRQEDLDLLNSVAENIMGRTICALGDAAAMPVRGMLKHYWDEFAYHVEHKHCMVGGHAHAAAA; via the coding sequence ATGACGTCCCTCCACGATCGTCACATCAAACCGCTGATCCTCGCCGGCCTCACCGGCGAGAACTGGCGTCTCGAAGATTACGTCGCGCGCGGCGGCTACAAGCAGTTGCGCCGCATCCTCGAAGAAAAGATTCCGCCCGAGCAGGTGATCGCCGACGTGAAGGCGTCGGGCTTGCGCGGCCGCGGCGGCGCGGGCTTTCCGACCGGCCTGAAGTGGAGCTTCATGCCGCGCCAGTTTCCGGGGCAGAAGTACCTCGTCTGCAATTCGGACGAGGGCGAGCCGGGCACGTTCAAGGATCGCGACATCCTGCGCTGGAACCCGCATGCGCTGATCGAAGGCATGGCGATCGGCGCGTACGCGATGGGCATCACCGTCGGCTACAACTACATTCATGGCGAGATCTTTGAAGTGTATCGCCGCTTCGAGGCGGCGCTCGACGAAGCGCGCCGCGCGGGCTTCCTCGGCGACAAGATCATGGGCTCGGACTTCTCGTTCCAGCTCCATGCGCACCACGGTTACGGCGCGTATATCTGCGGCGAGGAAACGGCGCTGCTCGAATCGCTCGAGGGCAAGAAGGGCCAGCCGCGCTTCAAGCCGCCGTTCCCGGCGAGCTTCGGCGTGTACGGCAAGCCGACTACGATCAACAACACCGAGACGTTCGCCGCGGTGCCGTTCCTGCTGGCCGTCGGCCCGCAGAACTACCTCGAGATGGGCAAGCCGAACAACGGCGGCACGAAGATCTTCTCGGTGTCGGGCGACGTCGAGCGCCCGGGCAACTACGAGATTCCGCTCGGCACGCCGTTCGCGACGCTGATGGAGCTCGCGGGCGGGGTGCGCGGCGGCAAGAAGATCAAGGCCGTGATTCCGGGCGGCTCGTCGGCGCCGGTGATCCCGGGCGACATCATGATGCAGACCGACATGGACTACGATTCGATCGCGAAGGCGGGCTCGATGCTCGGCTCCGGCGCGGTGATCGTGATGGACGAGACGCGCTGCATGGTGCGTTCGCTCCTGCGCCTGTCGTACTTCTATTACGAAGAGTCGTGCGGCCAGTGCACGCCGTGCCGCGAAGGCACGGGCTGGCTGTATCGCGTCGTGAACCGCATCGAGCACGGCGAGGGCCGCCAGGAAGACCTGGACCTGCTGAACTCGGTTGCGGAGAACATCATGGGCCGCACGATCTGCGCGCTCGGCGACGCGGCGGCGATGCCGGTGCGCGGGATGCTCAAGCACTACTGGGACGAATTCGCGTACCACGTCGAGCACAAGCACTGCATGGTCGGCGGCCACGCGCATGCGGCCGCGGCCTGA